The following coding sequences lie in one Carassius carassius chromosome 1, fCarCar2.1, whole genome shotgun sequence genomic window:
- the zgc:55558 gene encoding GTPase KRas, with product MTEYKLVVVGAGGVGKSALTIQLIQNHFVDEYDPTIEDSYRKQVVIDGETCLLDILDTAGQEEYSAMRDQYMRTGEGFLCVFAINNAKSFEDVHLYREQINRVKDSDNVPMVLVGNKSDLASRTVETRQAQELARSYGVPFVETSAKTRQGVEEAFYSLVREIRRYKETNRSNKKSKKHTQRRCTLL from the exons ATGACAGAATACAAGCTGGTAGTCGTCGGGGCTGGTGGCGTTGGGAAAAGTGCTCTGACCATCCAGCTCATTCAGAATCACTTTGTAGACGAGTACGACCCCACAATTGAG GATTCTTACAGAAAGCAGGTTGTGATTGACGGAGAGACGTGTTTGCTGGACATCCTGGACACCGCAGGTCAGGAGGAGTACAGTGCTATGAGAGATCAGTATATGAGGACAGGAGAGggctttctgtgtgtgtttgccatCAACAACGCCAAGTCCTTTGAGGACGTACATCTTTACAG GGAGCAAATAAACCGTGTCAAAGACAGCGACAATGTCCCGATGGTGCTGGTGGGGAACAAAAGTGACCTGGCCTCTCGTACTGTAGAGACGCGTCAAGCCCAAGAGCTCGCCAGAAGTTACGGCGTCCCATTTGTCGAAACATCTGCCAAGACACGACAG GGAGTTGAGGAGGCATTTTACTCTCTCGTGCGGGAGATCCGAAGATACAAGGAGACGAACCGCAGCAATAAGAAGAGCAAAAAGCACACACAGAGACGCTGCACTCTTTTATAG
- the pold1 gene encoding DNA polymerase delta catalytic subunit isoform X1, translating to MEFKRRIGGPAVGGASQAKKGKMNTDWEDSPSQFEEELALFDEMEMEAESGEGQAGHDVVPVGELFSTDLNPRWKRPHALPLQPNSDTLIFQQIDLDYYLGSAVAGMPGQVQGKVPIVRMFGVTDSGNSVCCHVHGFAPYFYVPAPNGFTNAHLAEFQRELNSAVLKDMRSNKDNIAVTVLAVDITKKESMYHYHGNKPLDFLRITMAMPRLIAPAKRLLEQGFKFATFATQSYQAYEANIDFEIRFMVDSDVVGCCWIELPKGKYRLRVERGVGQTDSKYPGKVSLCQYEVDVAWNHLISHPAEGEWQRIAPLRVLSFDIECAGRKGVFPEPEIDPVIQIASMVQRQGEKEPFIRTVFTLQSCASIVGSQILCFTQEKLLLQSWAEFVRTVDPDIITGYNIQNFDLPYLLNRAATLKVSLFPYLGRVWGSKSVLRDSTFQSKQMGRRENKIVNMEGRVQFDLLQVLLRDYKLRSYTLNAVSFHFLQEQKEDVQHSIITDLQNGNEQTRRRLAVYCLKDAYLPLRLLQKLMCVINYMEMARVTGVPLTYLLSRGQQIKVVSQLLRQAMKQDLVMPVVRTETGDDYTGATVIEPEKGYYSIPIATLDFSSLYPSIMMAHNLCYTTLLQKSQVEKLGLVPEDFIKTPTGDLFVKSSVRKGLLPEILENLLSARKRAKAELKKETDPFKKQVLDGRQLALKISANSVYGFTGAQVGKLPCLEISQSVTGFGRQMIEQTKQLVESRYTISNGYQADAKVVYGDTDSVMVKLGVATVQEAMNLGKEAADWVSSHFVPPIKLEFEKVYYPYLLINKKRYAGLYFSSNAEHHDKMDCKGIETVRRDNCPLVANLINTCLQNILIDRDPDGAVAHAKEVISDLLCNRIDISQLVITKELTRTAQEYAGKQAHVELAERMRKRDAGSAPNLGDRVPYVIIKAAKGVAAYMKSEDPIYVLENNIPIDTQYYLEQQLSKPLLRIFEPILGESKAESVLLKGDHTRCKTVLTSRVGGLMAFAQKRSTCIGCRAVLKTDVAVCDFCKKRESELYQKEIAHLSTLEEKFSRLWTQCQRCQGSLHEEVLCTSRDCPIFYMRKKVQKDLDDQEKLVSRFGW from the exons ATGGAGTTTAAAAGGCGCATTGGAGGCCCTGCAGTGGGTGGGGCTTCACAGGCCAAGAAGGGGAAAATGAACACAGACTGGGAGGATAGTCCCTCCCAGTTTGAAGAAGAACTCGCTCTATTTGATGAAATGGAAATGGAGGCGGAGTCAGGCGAGGGGCAAGCAGGTCATGATGTTGTTCCAGTGG GTGAATTATTCTCTACTGATCTTAATCCACGTTGGAAACGACCTCACGCACTTCCTCTACAACCAAACTCAGACACACTCATTTTCCAGCAGATAGACCTGGATTACTACTTGG GATCTGCAGTAGCAGGAATGCCCGGGCAGGTACAGGGCAAAGTGCCCATAGTGCGCATGTTTGGTGTGACAGACAGTGGAAATAGCGTGTGCTGCCATGTTCATGGATTCGCCCCGTATTTCTATGTTCCTGCCCCCAACG GTTTTACAAATGCACACTTGGCTGAGTTTCAGAGAGAGCTGAACTCTGCTGTATTAAAGGATATGCGGTCCAATAAAGACAATATAGCAGTCACTGTTCTGGCAGTGGACATCACCAAGAAGGAAA GCATGTATCACTATCATGGAAACAAACCTCTTGATTTCCTGCGCATCACCATGGCAATGCCGCGTCTGATTGCCCCGGCGAAGCGTCTTCTGGAGCAGGGTTTTAAATTTGCCACCTTCGCCACCCAGAGCTACCAGGCCTATGAAGCCAACATTGACTTTGAGATCAg GTTCATGGTGGACAGTGATGTGGTCGGTTGCTGCTGGATTGAGCTTCCTAAAGGAAAGTACAGGCTGAGGGTGGAGAGGGGCgtaggacagacagactcaaaaTATCCAGGAAAG GTGTCGCTGTGTCAGTACGAGGTGGATGTGGCCTGGAATCACTTGATCAGTCATCCAGCTGAAGGAGAGTGGCAGAGGATCGCTCCTCTCAGAGTCCTGAGCTTTGATATTGAGTGTGCAGGAAGAAAAG gTGTGTTTCCGGAGCCAGAGATTGATCCTGTGATTCAGATCGCCTCTATGGTGCAGCGTCAGGGAGAGAAGGAGCCGTTTATCCGGACGGTCTTCACCTTGCAGAGCTGTGCCAGTATAGTGGGCTCCCAGATTCTCTGCTTTACTCAAGAGAAACTGCTACTGCAG AGTTGGGCTGAGTTTGTAAGGACAGTGGATCCTGACATCATCACTGGCTATAATATCCAGAACTTTGACCTTCCGTACCTCCTCAACAGAGCTGCAACCTTAAAG GTGAGTTTGTTCCCGTATCTGGGCCGTGTGTGGGGCAGTAAATCGGTCCTGAGAGACTCTACCTTCCAGAGCAAACAGATGGGCCGCAGAGAGAACAAAATAGTCAATATGGAGGGACGTGTGCAGTTTGACCTATTACAG GTGTTGCTGAGGGATTATAAACTACGCTCTTACACACTGAACGCCGTTAGTTTCCATTTTCTACAGGAGCAGAAGGAGGATGTGCAGCATTCTATCATCACAGACCTACAG AATGGGAATGAGCAGACCCGAAGGCGTTTGGCTGTGTACTGTCTGAAGGATGCATATCTGCCCCTGCGCTTGCTGCAGAAGTTAATGTGCGTCATTAATTACATGGAAATGGCCAGAGTTACTGGGGTGCCCCTGACATACCTGCTCTCTCGTGGACAGCAGATTAAAGTGGTTTCACAGCTCCTGAGACAG GCTATGAAGCAGGATCTGGTGATGCCAGTGGTGAGGACAGAGACCGGAGATGACTACACAGGAGCCACTGTCATAGAACCAGAGAAAGG GTATTACAGTATTCCTATAGCAACTCTGGATTTCTCCTCACTGTATCCCTCCATCATGATGGCTCATAATTTATGTTACACTACTCTCCTGCAGAAAAGCCAGGTGGAAAAACTCGG TCTGGTTCCAGAAGATTTCATCAAGACCCCGACAGGTGATCTGTTTGTGAAGAGCTCTGTGAGGAAGGGCCTTCTCCCTGAGATCCTGGAAAACCTGCTGAGTGCCAGGAAAAG GGCGAAGGCAGAGCTGAAGAAAGAGACAGACCCCTTCAAAAAGCAGGTGCTGGACGGAAGGCAGTTGGCTTTGAAGATCAGTGCAAACTCCGTTTACGGGTTCACCGGGGCTCAGGTGGGCAAGCTGCCCTGTCTGGAGATCTCTCAG AGCGTCACTGGCTTTGGTAGGCAGATGATTGAACAGACCAAACAGCTTGTGGAATCAAGATACACGATCTCTAATGGTTACCAGGCAGATGCAAAG GTGGTGTATGGAGACACTGACTCTGTGATGGTGAAACTAGGTGTGGCCACAGTGCAGGAAGCAATGAATCTGGGAAAGGAGGCTGCCGATTGGGTTTCCTCCCACTTCGTTCCACCAATCAAATTAGAGTTCGAGAAG GTGTATTACCCATATCTGCTGATCAATAAGAAGCGTTACGCCGGCTTGTATTTCTCTTCTAATGCTGAACATCATGATAAGATGGACTGCAAAGGAATTGAGACCGTCAGACGAGACAACTGCCCTCTAGTGGCCAACCTTATCAACACATGCCTCCAAAACATCCTCATTGACAG AGACCCTGATGGAGCGGTAGCTCATGCTAAAGAGGTGATCTCTGACCTTCTGTGCAACCGCATTGACATCAGTCAGCTGGTCATAACTAAAGAGCTCACACGCACCGCACAGGAGTATGCCGGCAAACAGGCCCATGTCGAGCTAGCAGAGAG GATGCGGAAGCGTGATGCCGGTAGCGCTCCAAACCTCGGAGATCGAGTCCCCTACGTCATCATCAAAGCAGCGAAGGGAGTGGCAGCATATATGAAGTCAGAG GACCCCATCTATGTGCTGGAGAACAACATCCCTATAGACACACAGTACTACCTGGAGCAGCAGCTGTCCAAACCTTTACTGCGCATCTTTGAACCCATACTGGGCGAGAGCAAAGCTGAGAGTGTGTTGCTGA AGGGCGATCACACGCGCTGTAAGACAGTCTTGACATCTAGAGTTGGTGGTCTCATGGCTTTTGCTCAGAAACGAAGCACATGCATTGGCTGCCGAGCTGTGCTCAAAACAGATG TGGCTGTATGTGACTTCTGCAAAAAGAGAGAGTCGGAGCTTTATCAGAAAgag ATCGCTCATCTGTCGACTCTGGAGGAGAAATTCTCTCGTCTGTGGACTCAGTGTCAGCGCTGTCAAGGTTCACTGCATGAAGAGGTGCTGTGTACCAG TCGAGACTGCCCCATCTTTTACATGAGGAAGAAAGTGCAGAAGGATTTAGACGATCAGGAGAAGCTCGTCTCCCGTTTTGGTTGGTGA
- the pold1 gene encoding DNA polymerase delta catalytic subunit isoform X2, whose product MEFKRRIGGPAVGGASQAKKGKMNTDWEDSPSQFEEELALFDEMEMEAESGEGQAGHDVVPVGELFSTDLNPRWKRPHALPLQPNSDTLIFQQIDLDYYLGSAVAGMPGQVQGKVPIVRMFGVTDSGNSVCCHVHGFAPYFYVPAPNGFTNAHLAEFQRELNSAVLKDMRSNKDNIAVTVLAVDITKKESMYHYHGNKPLDFLRITMAMPRLIAPAKRLLEQGFKFATFATQSYQAYEANIDFEIRFMVDSDVVGCCWIELPKGKYRLRVERGVGQTDSKYPGKVSLCQYEVDVAWNHLISHPAEGEWQRIAPLRVLSFDIECAGRKGVFPEPEIDPVIQIASMVQRQGEKEPFIRTVFTLQSCASIVGSQILCFTQEKLLLQSWAEFVRTVDPDIITGYNIQNFDLPYLLNRAATLKVSLFPYLGRVWGSKSVLRDSTFQSKQMGRRENKIVNMEGRVQFDLLQNGNEQTRRRLAVYCLKDAYLPLRLLQKLMCVINYMEMARVTGVPLTYLLSRGQQIKVVSQLLRQAMKQDLVMPVVRTETGDDYTGATVIEPEKGYYSIPIATLDFSSLYPSIMMAHNLCYTTLLQKSQVEKLGLVPEDFIKTPTGDLFVKSSVRKGLLPEILENLLSARKRAKAELKKETDPFKKQVLDGRQLALKISANSVYGFTGAQVGKLPCLEISQSVTGFGRQMIEQTKQLVESRYTISNGYQADAKVVYGDTDSVMVKLGVATVQEAMNLGKEAADWVSSHFVPPIKLEFEKVYYPYLLINKKRYAGLYFSSNAEHHDKMDCKGIETVRRDNCPLVANLINTCLQNILIDRDPDGAVAHAKEVISDLLCNRIDISQLVITKELTRTAQEYAGKQAHVELAERMRKRDAGSAPNLGDRVPYVIIKAAKGVAAYMKSEDPIYVLENNIPIDTQYYLEQQLSKPLLRIFEPILGESKAESVLLKGDHTRCKTVLTSRVGGLMAFAQKRSTCIGCRAVLKTDVAVCDFCKKRESELYQKEIAHLSTLEEKFSRLWTQCQRCQGSLHEEVLCTSRDCPIFYMRKKVQKDLDDQEKLVSRFGW is encoded by the exons ATGGAGTTTAAAAGGCGCATTGGAGGCCCTGCAGTGGGTGGGGCTTCACAGGCCAAGAAGGGGAAAATGAACACAGACTGGGAGGATAGTCCCTCCCAGTTTGAAGAAGAACTCGCTCTATTTGATGAAATGGAAATGGAGGCGGAGTCAGGCGAGGGGCAAGCAGGTCATGATGTTGTTCCAGTGG GTGAATTATTCTCTACTGATCTTAATCCACGTTGGAAACGACCTCACGCACTTCCTCTACAACCAAACTCAGACACACTCATTTTCCAGCAGATAGACCTGGATTACTACTTGG GATCTGCAGTAGCAGGAATGCCCGGGCAGGTACAGGGCAAAGTGCCCATAGTGCGCATGTTTGGTGTGACAGACAGTGGAAATAGCGTGTGCTGCCATGTTCATGGATTCGCCCCGTATTTCTATGTTCCTGCCCCCAACG GTTTTACAAATGCACACTTGGCTGAGTTTCAGAGAGAGCTGAACTCTGCTGTATTAAAGGATATGCGGTCCAATAAAGACAATATAGCAGTCACTGTTCTGGCAGTGGACATCACCAAGAAGGAAA GCATGTATCACTATCATGGAAACAAACCTCTTGATTTCCTGCGCATCACCATGGCAATGCCGCGTCTGATTGCCCCGGCGAAGCGTCTTCTGGAGCAGGGTTTTAAATTTGCCACCTTCGCCACCCAGAGCTACCAGGCCTATGAAGCCAACATTGACTTTGAGATCAg GTTCATGGTGGACAGTGATGTGGTCGGTTGCTGCTGGATTGAGCTTCCTAAAGGAAAGTACAGGCTGAGGGTGGAGAGGGGCgtaggacagacagactcaaaaTATCCAGGAAAG GTGTCGCTGTGTCAGTACGAGGTGGATGTGGCCTGGAATCACTTGATCAGTCATCCAGCTGAAGGAGAGTGGCAGAGGATCGCTCCTCTCAGAGTCCTGAGCTTTGATATTGAGTGTGCAGGAAGAAAAG gTGTGTTTCCGGAGCCAGAGATTGATCCTGTGATTCAGATCGCCTCTATGGTGCAGCGTCAGGGAGAGAAGGAGCCGTTTATCCGGACGGTCTTCACCTTGCAGAGCTGTGCCAGTATAGTGGGCTCCCAGATTCTCTGCTTTACTCAAGAGAAACTGCTACTGCAG AGTTGGGCTGAGTTTGTAAGGACAGTGGATCCTGACATCATCACTGGCTATAATATCCAGAACTTTGACCTTCCGTACCTCCTCAACAGAGCTGCAACCTTAAAG GTGAGTTTGTTCCCGTATCTGGGCCGTGTGTGGGGCAGTAAATCGGTCCTGAGAGACTCTACCTTCCAGAGCAAACAGATGGGCCGCAGAGAGAACAAAATAGTCAATATGGAGGGACGTGTGCAGTTTGACCTATTACAG AATGGGAATGAGCAGACCCGAAGGCGTTTGGCTGTGTACTGTCTGAAGGATGCATATCTGCCCCTGCGCTTGCTGCAGAAGTTAATGTGCGTCATTAATTACATGGAAATGGCCAGAGTTACTGGGGTGCCCCTGACATACCTGCTCTCTCGTGGACAGCAGATTAAAGTGGTTTCACAGCTCCTGAGACAG GCTATGAAGCAGGATCTGGTGATGCCAGTGGTGAGGACAGAGACCGGAGATGACTACACAGGAGCCACTGTCATAGAACCAGAGAAAGG GTATTACAGTATTCCTATAGCAACTCTGGATTTCTCCTCACTGTATCCCTCCATCATGATGGCTCATAATTTATGTTACACTACTCTCCTGCAGAAAAGCCAGGTGGAAAAACTCGG TCTGGTTCCAGAAGATTTCATCAAGACCCCGACAGGTGATCTGTTTGTGAAGAGCTCTGTGAGGAAGGGCCTTCTCCCTGAGATCCTGGAAAACCTGCTGAGTGCCAGGAAAAG GGCGAAGGCAGAGCTGAAGAAAGAGACAGACCCCTTCAAAAAGCAGGTGCTGGACGGAAGGCAGTTGGCTTTGAAGATCAGTGCAAACTCCGTTTACGGGTTCACCGGGGCTCAGGTGGGCAAGCTGCCCTGTCTGGAGATCTCTCAG AGCGTCACTGGCTTTGGTAGGCAGATGATTGAACAGACCAAACAGCTTGTGGAATCAAGATACACGATCTCTAATGGTTACCAGGCAGATGCAAAG GTGGTGTATGGAGACACTGACTCTGTGATGGTGAAACTAGGTGTGGCCACAGTGCAGGAAGCAATGAATCTGGGAAAGGAGGCTGCCGATTGGGTTTCCTCCCACTTCGTTCCACCAATCAAATTAGAGTTCGAGAAG GTGTATTACCCATATCTGCTGATCAATAAGAAGCGTTACGCCGGCTTGTATTTCTCTTCTAATGCTGAACATCATGATAAGATGGACTGCAAAGGAATTGAGACCGTCAGACGAGACAACTGCCCTCTAGTGGCCAACCTTATCAACACATGCCTCCAAAACATCCTCATTGACAG AGACCCTGATGGAGCGGTAGCTCATGCTAAAGAGGTGATCTCTGACCTTCTGTGCAACCGCATTGACATCAGTCAGCTGGTCATAACTAAAGAGCTCACACGCACCGCACAGGAGTATGCCGGCAAACAGGCCCATGTCGAGCTAGCAGAGAG GATGCGGAAGCGTGATGCCGGTAGCGCTCCAAACCTCGGAGATCGAGTCCCCTACGTCATCATCAAAGCAGCGAAGGGAGTGGCAGCATATATGAAGTCAGAG GACCCCATCTATGTGCTGGAGAACAACATCCCTATAGACACACAGTACTACCTGGAGCAGCAGCTGTCCAAACCTTTACTGCGCATCTTTGAACCCATACTGGGCGAGAGCAAAGCTGAGAGTGTGTTGCTGA AGGGCGATCACACGCGCTGTAAGACAGTCTTGACATCTAGAGTTGGTGGTCTCATGGCTTTTGCTCAGAAACGAAGCACATGCATTGGCTGCCGAGCTGTGCTCAAAACAGATG TGGCTGTATGTGACTTCTGCAAAAAGAGAGAGTCGGAGCTTTATCAGAAAgag ATCGCTCATCTGTCGACTCTGGAGGAGAAATTCTCTCGTCTGTGGACTCAGTGTCAGCGCTGTCAAGGTTCACTGCATGAAGAGGTGCTGTGTACCAG TCGAGACTGCCCCATCTTTTACATGAGGAAGAAAGTGCAGAAGGATTTAGACGATCAGGAGAAGCTCGTCTCCCGTTTTGGTTGGTGA